A region from the Solibacillus sp. FSL H8-0523 genome encodes:
- the rpsT gene encoding 30S ribosomal protein S20, whose protein sequence is MPNIKSAIKRVKTNEKANAANVQAKSAMRTTVKKAELAIASGAENAQELVVAASKALDKAASKGLIHKNAASRKKSRLVKKA, encoded by the coding sequence ATGCCAAACATTAAATCTGCTATCAAACGTGTAAAAACTAACGAAAAAGCAAACGCTGCAAACGTACAAGCTAAATCAGCTATGCGTACTACAGTTAAAAAAGCTGAATTAGCGATCGCTTCTGGTGCTGAAAACGCACAAGAATTAGTAGTTGCTGCTTCTAAAGCATTAGATAAAGCTGCTTCTAAAGGTCTTATCCACAAAAACGCTGCTTCTCGTAAGAAGTCTCGTTTAGTGAAAAAAGCTTAA
- the holA gene encoding DNA polymerase III subunit delta, translating into MITKAWQQIKKGNFAPVYLVVGEESYFVDETIKRLKAALSTQEEAEVMTFDLNEQPIDYVIDEADTIPFFTERKLIIAKNASFLKATEKGKEKIEHDVKRLENWLQNPTDTAITVFIAPYEKLDERKKVTKLMKEKCEVLLAQTPQNNDLNVWVQNEANQHGKVIENDAIGKLLEMVGPNMLQLQMEIEKMALYLGEESEITVDLVEDLVAKTLEHDAFKMLNAYLEHNQEEALRIYHDLLRQKEEPIKLVGLLANNIRTMNHIFYLQKKGYHQQQIAKQLKIHPYRVQIISGQRNRPSEERLLQALYSLAEVDLQLKTTGGNRERHLELFLMKKL; encoded by the coding sequence AAAGCATGGCAACAGATAAAAAAAGGGAATTTCGCCCCGGTATATTTAGTAGTAGGGGAAGAATCCTACTTTGTTGATGAAACGATAAAGCGCTTAAAAGCTGCACTGAGTACTCAGGAAGAAGCAGAAGTGATGACGTTTGATTTAAATGAGCAACCAATCGATTATGTGATTGATGAAGCCGATACAATTCCGTTCTTTACTGAACGTAAATTAATTATAGCGAAAAATGCCTCGTTTTTAAAAGCGACAGAAAAAGGTAAGGAAAAAATAGAGCATGATGTGAAGCGTTTAGAAAATTGGCTGCAAAATCCGACAGATACGGCCATTACGGTTTTTATTGCGCCTTATGAGAAGCTCGATGAACGAAAAAAAGTAACGAAGCTGATGAAAGAAAAATGTGAAGTGCTGCTTGCCCAAACACCGCAAAATAATGACTTAAACGTTTGGGTGCAAAATGAAGCGAATCAGCATGGCAAAGTTATTGAAAATGATGCAATTGGCAAGTTACTTGAGATGGTTGGACCGAACATGCTTCAACTGCAAATGGAAATTGAAAAGATGGCACTGTATTTAGGGGAAGAATCCGAAATTACGGTTGATTTAGTGGAAGATCTGGTGGCGAAAACACTAGAGCATGATGCTTTTAAAATGTTAAACGCCTACTTAGAGCACAATCAAGAAGAGGCATTGCGAATATATCATGACTTACTGCGCCAAAAAGAAGAGCCGATTAAGCTAGTGGGCCTCCTTGCAAACAATATTCGTACGATGAATCATATCTTTTACTTACAAAAGAAGGGCTACCATCAGCAACAAATCGCCAAACAGCTCAAAATTCATCCATACCGTGTTCAAATCATTTCAGGTCAAAGAAATCGACCGAGTGAAGAGCGGCTCTTACAGGCACTCTACAGCCTTGCAGAAGTAGATTTACAGCTAAAGACGACAGGTGGAAACCGTGAACGTCATTTAGAGTTATTTTTAATGAAAAAGCTATAA